The following DNA comes from Hevea brasiliensis isolate MT/VB/25A 57/8 unplaced genomic scaffold, ASM3005281v1 Scaf174, whole genome shotgun sequence.
atattataataataaaataatatataatagaataatctatataataaaaaaaattgtaggataataataataataataataataataataatataatatatctataatatataaaatttaaataaataatttctaaaattaaaattaaaacaatataaaaaaatatttggctaAGCTTGGGATGCCATTATAAATAGCATTCAAGTGACATTCAGTGAGAGAATATTATGTGTAGAGCTAAATTTGGCAAACTCGTCCTTTCTAGTCAATTACTTTTTTTCAATGTACCCGAATGGTAAAAAGCTCTGAACTTAAGAAGAtggccattttttttttaataaatattcgaaGGCAGGCCCTGTGAATGCTGTTGGGTGAGATTGTGAATGTTTTAAAAGACTGACGTGCATAATTTAATTTTCCcaataataaaattgaaattcCAAGACTTCCCTCGAGATCACTGCAACAACAATGAGGCTTCTTGTTCAGAAAAAAAATCATGGCTAACACTTCAAAAACAATAACAATGGAGGAACCTCATTCCTTTTTCGGCCTCTCCAAGCATTAAAACATGGAAAATTAATTCTTATCTAGActataaattcaaaatttttaaattttcaaaaacTTTCCATTATTTTGAACAATTCTTCTCCCAAATAAAGGTTCAGTGGGGTTCGCCATTATAAACATATGCTATGTGTAAGTAATTAGTAGGAGTGCTAGAAGCAGCCTTTGATGAATGTAAGAAAGAATTTGAAGCAGTCTCAAAAGGCAAAGTAAAGGAAAAGGATAATGAGTACATAATCTTTGGAAATTAAAAGTGAAATCCATCTTTGTACagagaaataaaaaaagaaataaagaaagcaGAGGAAGAGAAGACTGTAAAAAGAAAGGAGACATTGAAACTTCCAACATGGCCACCAATTTTCTCTGAAAAACAACTGAATTGTCTCAATTTAAACCACCAACAAGCATAACCCATTGGGACTTTCTGCTAGTAAAGCTGCTCTCTCTTGTCATGCCACCATCTCCACCTGTTCAAACCACCATCTCCAACACTAAGAGGCCCACTTGTATGTTTAATTAAAGACATatcaaatatgaaaaaaaaaaaaaaaaagttgtataattttaaaatgtaaagtCCACAAATAAAGTATTAGCAATTTTTTTTCACAATTAATTCTGATTGAAACTGAAATTGGAGACTTCACAATTTTGAAAATAACTCCAATATCATTGAGTCAAAACTTATTAGCCAACAAATctaattttaattacattaacTTTTGAAATTTAATGTGTGAATTCACAAGACTAAAttgaatgttgacatagaatttTTTTACTCTAATGTGTGTTAATTAAAGATTATCTGAATttgtcttttattttttaatgtaaaaacaatataaaataatataatacctAAGAGTACTCAGTGTTTGATTCACTAACCAATAATAATCCCATCTGGGTCTGACTTTGCTCATCCTGTTTTCTCCATGAGGATAATCAGTTTCAGCTCTTCTTGCATTTCTGAAAGCACAACATCCTATTGAATAGATGCCAATTAGAACAATAAGCATCACAATATTGAGGACTGATAGTTTGTGCCAATCCCTTCTCACATCTTCAAGCACTCCAGCTTTGCAAGAATCGCACTCATAACACAGTAAAGTTGGGGAATTGTTCCATCTGTAGCAATCTGGGTCTTGGGGCACCAACGTTGCCATGTTATAGTTACATGAAGTTGGTGGCTTGCAACATCCAGACTTCACCCAAAAAAAATGTCATTTATCATTGTATTGAacttaaataaaaataatcaaagaatTACCTGGATGGGAGACATGTCTTTCTGCATATAATCAAGAGGAGTCCAAGAGGCTAGCTTGGCGCAAGTCTTGGAACCCAATATGCAGCTCCTAATGGCTCTCCAATAGTCAGGATCCTTAACCCTATCTCTCAACCAAGGAGAATAATCTTGAAGCCTATACTCCTTGTAAACCCTACCAGGCACATCCACACCACCACCTTGGCTTGTAACAACAAACCCAAAAATAGTCAAACCCATTAAGGTTGCAATAATGAATAACATGACTACTAGATAGACCCAAAGTGCCCATGCTACATGAAAACAGGCTCCAATGAAGCCAGCTAGTGAAATTATAAGCACCACAAAACCCACAACCAGAAGTGGGGTTTGAAGGAAACTTTCACAGGTTGTGCTGCTTCTTGCCATCCATAACCCTCCGCCAATGATTGGTATGGAAGCTAAGAGAGTGAAAAGATTCAAGAAACCAATGACTGTGTTGCTAAATCTGTACATTTTTTCTAATTTCTGTATGTTGCACTTGCACCACTAATTGGGCTTTATCTCTAGCTAGccagttctctctctctctctctctctctttctctctctctctctctctctgtctgcaGCTTCTTTTCTTGTTATGGTGTTCAGCTTTTCGCTTTTAATGGGTGGCAATGCTTTTCTTTGTTGTTACAATTTCCTGAAAGATTCAAGAAATTCAAAATGCTTATTACCTTTCTCCTATTTGCTTTTCCCTGTATTAGTGTATTGTGAAAAACTTTATGACATATATTGTAGAATTAATGGCTACATTAATTATACTTGCTGAGTAAGGAACTTTATTAAACATGTAAATTGACTAGATTGCCCTGTATGTCTACACTTGAGTTTCAATTTTCTGGAGTATTTGGCCAAGTAATAAGATGAATTGAGGAATGCCTTCTGATCAATGTGCAATTTATAAATCAGATCATTGGTAAAGGTATCAATTCAATATGCAATGCCCAAGGCAAGAAAAGAATAGTAGGCaagcattttggtaatttcaatGTTACTCAGTTGCCTTTTGGGTATGGACCAAGTATTTCTCTTTCTTTTGAAGCATGATtagaatcagaattaggtatgtcTTTGGATGAGAAGGAGATCATAGAATATATTTGTTGCTTTTACTTCTTCTATTATCTCCTCACATTCTTTAGTTATTAGTGCTTCTTTGATCATCTTTAGGCTCCACTACACCCCTCCTCCTTTCTTAAtggcaaaaataaataaataaataatttccaCCAAGTCTATTTGAAATTTTCTAGATCAAGGGATTTTTTTGTCCTAAACCTAATTTATAATGTAGGCAAAATATAAGATATATGATATAATccattattaaatatatgaatctcATATATATATGTGTTGGGTTCATAATAGACagaatttatgtaaaaatttatttaaatcaaatcCATTATAGACTCAAAACATAATATAAATGCTAGAATTCACTTATTAAGTCCATAAATttgacatatttatatctgtcttGGCAATAATTTCCCAAGTCTCTTTTCCCTTGCCATATCAATCATGGAAGTTTAACCAGCAAAAATTAATTACTCTACCATGATTGTAGTTTTCTAGTTGCAAGCTGAATGAAAATACCAGAAAGCTTTCTCATGTCTTTTTAATTCTTGCATgcgtttttaataaataattcaataattaaatactcattacaaaatataaaagttaaaatatttattattgattaattcaattaattttatgagatttattaaaatttatgtagATATTATGTgtaatattttattaaagatgAGAACTGAATAGCATGTTTAACTCTTATATTATAtatgtaaaaaaataaatatactaaatactttttaattaaaatcaattctGTAACATTAAGTTGTATAAAAATAGTGAATTCTGATATTccaattagaattaaaataataataataataaaagacatTTCAAATTCCAATTATTCACCTCCCTTTAAAAAGTTTTTAATATatcaaaagaaattgaaaaagataaaagaaaagttgTGAAGCTAATCAAATCATCAATCATTGTTCAATAACTTTTTggattttgattttttattataatttctttCTGCATTGGTCAGGTATTCTTTCATCCCATTTACGGTTTTGACAGAAAACTATTTTCCCTTAGATGTTGGATGTACAAAGTGAGATCCTTCTTAGGCTATCGACTTCATGAAACGAAACTTGATCAATCCATAAAGTATAGGGCACATTCACCACTAAACCAGATCCACTTGATTTATTATACATATTTCTAATAGAAAGGGTGAATATTCTTTGATTTAACAAAGTTAATTACAGTAGATATGAGAAAtgacaaagaaaataaaacaatacaACCAAAGTCTTTGGAATAATACATCAATAGAATAGATAAAGATCCTTAATTGATTTCTCTGAAAAAGCCATTCTTCCAGGATATTTCTTTCAAATGATAAACTTTGACTGAACTTGTACCCTCTAACTTCAAGCATACTCAAATTTTCACTAAATTTCTTATGTTTATGAAAAAAAAAGgtcataaaattaattaaaatggccaaaaatcatAATTAGGCCATCATTATTGGTAACAAAGATTGACATGGCGATGAAATGATTACTTTTGAGGAGAAAGAGATGCTCTGTGGCACCCGCATAACTAGAAAAAGATTTCTCTCCCAAACTTTAACGTTCTTTCTTTTGGATTTAACTCAAAAAGTACTTAAATCCCTAAAGCAATTTGTGGAAATTGGTTGTTGCTCAAAGAAGAATATAGCACTCTCTTCAAGATGAGAATCCAAGTCAAAGgtacaaagaagattgaatccaatGAATTACGCATTCATCCAACCctatatttcattaaaaaaaaaaaaattaccaatgAAATTTCCAGCAACTATCGTGATTCATTATTAAAGAATATTTCTTtcacttaaattaaaaaaaatttctttaaattttattaaaattttaagtcataaTTCTAGCAGTTCtattgaagtttataatcatgaAAAAATGAGATATAGTATTATGTTGATTTTTCAATATGATTTTGTAGGAAATCAATTCTTATTTTAGTGGATTTAATTGGCAAATTTAGTCCAATGTCAATAAATTGGTAGTAGtcaattttttttaagtattttttagtATTCAACAATTGCCTCAAATACCAAAGAATTTGCAATTCTTTATTACACACGTTTGCTTCTCAATAACTGCGAGTAAGAAGTTTCTTAATGGAAGAGATCAAAAGAGATAGAGGATGTAAAATCAAATCTTCTCAAAAATACCAACTACAACCCCAATATTATCAATCTCCAACTCAATTCTACGATAACCTTTTCATCAAGCAAGTAACAAACCCCTCCGATTAGCTTAATTGGTATTCTTTTATCTTTAAAatgtagaaaataagaaaatctcaaatttaaatttctctatttatctattttaaaattatttacttttatcataaaaaaaaattgtgtaaCCCATCAATTATATTTGGGCCACAATGCCTCTAtcgaacaaataaaaaaaaaaaaaaaagtgctcATACACTGCCAACAACTCATATTGAAAGACAAGACAAAGTTTGAAGAAGTTATAGTAAATGATATAATTGAATATTGTAGATTTCATCTCAAGACAaagttttataaattaaaataaacataattatattttaaaaataaaagaaattttttttaatattttataaatataagaaGATAAAAGGGTTTTGCTCCCAATTACCAAAAGTTCACCGAACGCTCTATCTAAATTATATCTATACTTTTTAAtgcaaataaaattattaaaactctatttattttttgaaaaataatttttatataaaaatattttttatgtaaattattttttaagaaaatattttttataaaaatatctttcattatttggttataatataaaattaattatttatatttatttcatacATATATAaacattttcatattttaataagttTGTCAAAGTTTAAAAAATGACTTTTCCTTTTAGAAAAgagtcattttctttaaaaataatgtaGTCTTCCCTttgattagaaaaatattttttattaacataTTTTTTTAAGTACTCTAACAttagaaaaatgagaaaaaaatttttcaaaaaaatatttacagCAAAACAAATGGAgcaattcaaaattattttatatgctccATGTTATATGTAATCTATTTATAATTTTGGTTTTTTCACTCTTACCAAATGTATTTACACTAAAAAGATGTAGACAATGTCTATATCAAGTACTTCTTTTTAAATAAATGTCTTTTCTTTGTAGAATTAATTTCAATTGAGATTTTTATTTGAGATGAGATTTCACAACCTTAAAAATGACTTCATTTTTATTGAATTAAAACTCATtagtaaattaatatttttatagcaCTAATTAAGAGAATATTTGATATATTGATTCAAAActgcttttttttctttttaaaaaaaatatttaatattttattatatataaaaggcagttgaaaaaaatatttagctgtttttcagtttttataatgtaaaataatttatgagaaatagttttaaaaaattaaaaatttacactGCTATTAAATGGTACATGGATAATACataaatcaaaaaaaaaaaattatgtgttatAAAATAAGGTAAAACTAAGAGAATAATAGAAGAGAGAAGATTAAGAAAAATTAGAATTTCTTATTGATTTTTAAGTGTATCAAAATTCACATACTATGCTTCTATTTATAGACATACATGAGAAGCTGGAAGGTTCATAattaatgaagtattaaataaagTTTATCGAGCTTATAGAGAGAAAATAAAGAGTTTCGAGTTAAGAATACTAATGGATACCCACCATAAATATATTCATAACATTATGCATATTGATGagcattaaaataattttaccacaaattaaaataacaaaatcatTTTTTAGAATGAAgaacaaataaatttttttttgtttgtaaAAGAAAATCAATGTTTAAAACTCCATacaaatatacaaaattaatgcTAATCATAAGGCTAGTTTAGGAgggaaataaaaggaaaaaataagTAAGTGAGAAATTAAAGATAAAGTAAGTTGTGAATAtactaataatatatatatttatcaaatattttaagttaataattgaaattttaataattaaatgacATGCATATACATACACAATTACTAAAAAAACACAGATTAGCAATGAATTTTTTGGTTATTAATTCATAAAAATTCGTTACTAAATCAAGATAGGGCATATGCCAACTTGTTTTGCTTGTTGCTATATATGATGATCTcttaaaatgaaaaacaaaaatcaTGTAAATGTAATAAATCTGTGAAAGAAAGGCATATAGGCTGTATATACCATGCTTATTTTTAGGAAGGAGAGAAAGGGAtattttctttgtcttccttgtcttattattatttttttcaaaaataaatataCACACAGACTTAGGATAGGAACATACTCTTTAACAAAATCATGACAATTTTATCAAGACGTGCTAACTTTTATAAACCCCACACACAAACTTATCCGCTTATTTATTATGAAGAAGCGAAGATACTCCTTTTTTTTTCCATTAAAAATCAtattaatataaagaaaaattattatttaaactcAATCTATCATTAACTAAATATATAAATACGTGGGTTTCATTATATATTTAGTATTTTATATTCATCAGAGATCAAGTTTactaaaaaaattcctaaaacaaAGGCGTTGGTAACCTGTtatcttatttatctctttttatttttacttttaattacttttattaagttggttttattttattatagatGATGAGTTATTAATATATTCGTATAAGTGATTTGAGCAGGTCTTCTTCCTCTTTTCAGCCAAATCAATAAAGCGTCGGATAACCAACCTATGAATTGATATTAAACGTGCATATAGCATCATTATtggaaaatttacaatttaattcttgaattttgttttatattatattttaatttttcaattttaaaaaattaattatttaaattttaagttttgtattatattataatttaggccataaatttttgaaaattaattatttagttattaaattttatactatattacactttagtctctgtaattttaatatatgaaataattttatttttttgtatatgaattaaattgttgtaaacattaaaattataaggactaaattgttttatatattaaaattcaaAGGACTAAATAATCCATTTCTCAAAACTAAGGGATTAAAGTGTAATATAGTACAAAATTTAGAGACTAAataactaatttttttaaaactcaAAGATTAAAGTATAATATAAGACAAAATCGAAAGATCAAATTATAAGTTCCtcctaatattatatattttgtcaTGTTCATGTTgatgttcatatatatatatgtatgtatcttaAGATACTTAATGATTGTTGCAATAATTGAACATGGATATAGATTGGTTAGGATAAGATTGTGCTTGAGAATAATATTGGTCCCTTAATGGAATTAAATTAAGGGACAGTCTACACTTGCAAATGGTCCATGTGCAAATGTTTGTATACTTATTATGATGTGATGCATGTACATTTAATGTTAGAACTTCATCACAGTTAGGCTAATTatacaaactatatatatatatttaatataaattttatgagTTGAATATtcatttctatttaaattttttttttcaagtgatAAAAGAGGCTAATTTATTTGGAATCGTTCCTGATATATtcatatgatatttattaaaCATTTGGTttgtattaatattttaaatatttttagataCTCCACATGATTGTTAGAATTATAATGGCTTGTTTGAAATATTCATGTATGAGGGAATATGATTTATGAATatggtaagaaaaaaaaaatagagtccTACAGTATAACAATCATGATTTCCTTAAATCTAAAACTTGCAGTCAGCTGTtattgttcttaatttaatccaattttataaaaaatgaccTACCATCGAATCTGAGATAGATCTTAACAAGATGCACATTGGAACAATTTATAATTGATCTATTCACACTCCTGAATAGAGGCAATATTTAGCCATAGTAAGTTAAATTTCTTGTTGGCTTGCTTTAGATGGAATATATATATTTAGGTTGATTCAATAGCTAAAAGTATATCATTCATCTTTGATTCAAACCAAACTGAACAGAAccaaataatcaaaataaaattaacttaattactatattttagaaatcgaaccgaaccaaaatgaATGAAAAGTCGAGCTGAATCGAATCGAATCTCTCTATTTCAATTCAgtttggttcgattcggtttgaaccaatcgattttttagtttttatattttttaatttaaacttaatttttaagttatttagtcTGATTTTGACATTGATTTATATCTAATcactattaatcaatgaaattaaacaatttatatatatatataattacatataatttataaattttatgtaaaaataaattaatttaaaaatcaataaagtgatttaatttggttcggttcaattgatttttttattttcaaaactgAATCAAATCAAAATAACTAAAATTCTTAAAATACAAAACCAAACCGAATTATTTTAAAACCGAATCAAATTACTGAATTAAGACGATtctattcaatttatttaattcaaaCCAAATAATACTCACCCCTATCATCATTCcttctaaaaaaaaaatccatatacTTCTGTGGCATGGCCTATGAATTTCAATCGTGACACAATTCAAGAACTTAGCAAAAGAATTATaagtaatattttaaaaaaaaatgtattattttataatattatatcataatgttttaatgttaatattatcatttataaatactatataataagaaaaattaattttgaagtaATAAGAATCAaaatatattttgataaaaaaaaagtaaagtagtGAACAGATTCTTACAACTATTAAACGCTTGAAAAATATATATCCGACAAATATGAGGTGTACATTAGTTAGGATTTAaactttgattattattattattattattattattattattattattattatcattattattattattattattattattattgagtgagattaaaatttgtaattttttaaataatacagTGGAGACGTCGCTAAACATAATTAGCAACGATTTTCTATATATTAGTAACAAATATTGTCGcaaaagattttttttatattattttttataaacaatataaataataaatagtaTTTTGAGCAAAACCAATATTTCTTCCTcttgttataataattatattatcataaaatataattattattaaaaaaatgtttAACAAACAATACATTTTACGTAAAATAtctgattaaaaattaaatttaaaatacaaataacTATTAAAAATAACAAATAGACCACAACCCTCTTGTGCGGAGCAAAGTTAAATGAATgtctaattataattattttttaaaattttttatattaataagaagataatttttttttttacctttcaaTATGAAAAATGTTTTTCATATACATGAAAAGGTAAAGGTAAGACTTATAAATTTAGAAACTGAAACTTTCTAAAAATATAATATGTATACTCAAATTAgacaataaaatttattttttttatcttttttagtaaaaacaaaaatataattaattatccctaaataatttttaatttatttaattttaattaaaattaaaattttgaattttaaaaaccaCTATATCtcacttttttaatttttctactaAAAACCCTTGTGAAAAATTTTATGTCCCACTGATTAGCTAGGCTGCTGATGCCTGTGGGCGGAAGTGTGAATGCGATGTGCGTTGGTCAAAGGCTGAAAGCAAAGGAGTGACCAACTTCTGACTATTCTATGAGCGCTACTTGAATAAGTTCGGCCTCCT
Coding sequences within:
- the LOC131176578 gene encoding tetraspanin-6-like, which produces MYRFSNTVIGFLNLFTLLASIPIIGGGLWMARSSTTCESFLQTPLLVVGFVVLIISLAGFIGACFHVAWALWVYLVVMLFIIATLMGLTIFGFVVTSQGGGVDVPGRVYKEYRLQDYSPWLRDRVKDPDYWRAIRSCILGSKTCAKLASWTPLDYMQKDMSPIQSGCCKPPTSCNYNMATLVPQDPDCYRWNNSPTLLCYECDSCKAGVLEDVRRDWHKLSVLNIVMLIVLIGIYSIGCCAFRNARRAETDYPHGENRMSKVRPRWDYYWWRWWHDKREQLY